The Leptospira koniambonensis sequence AGTAGGAATATGATACGTTTTGGATTCGGAAGAAATATAAAGGCTCATTCCTTTTTCTCCACGAGTGATCATCATAGAAGGAGAATTTAGATTTTCTGCAATCTTCTTAGCTGCTTCTTCTACCTCTGCATTTGTTTCTAATTTTTTACCAAGAGCCTTTCCGGCTTCATGATGATTGGGAGTCATGACTGTAGCTTTTTCATATTGGAAAAAATGGGATACTTGCGGATCTACAGTTACGATCTTTTTATGTTGTACTGCGATATCGATTGATTTGCGGATAAGACTTGCAGTCAAAGTTCCTTTATCATAATCGGAAAGAACAACTGCATCCGCTTCTTGGATGATCTTAGAAAAACTTTCCAGTAATTGTTTTTCTTCCGAATCGGTTAGAGGAAATGTTTCTTCTCTATCTATGCGGCAAACTTGTTGGTGGCCTGCGATCACTCTTGTTTTTAGGATCGTTGGAACTTTTTCAGAACGTATAATTGTGTTTTTAGAAGAGCTTGTATTTTCTGTAGAAAGAAGATCATCCAGAGTTTTGGCAGCAGGATCGTTTCCTGCTCTACCTAAAACAAAAGATTGAACTCCAAGACGGGAAAGATTTTTTACAACATTCCCTGCACCACCCAAAGTTGTTTTTTCGTTCCGTACCCAGACCACAGGAACAGGAGCTTCCGGAGAAATTCTGTTTACTTCTCCGATCAGATACTCGTCCAGGATGAGATCTCCGATGACTATAATTTTAGTGGTTTTTAATTTAGAAGCGGCTTCCAAATATCGCTTTTTATCTAAGTAGTACAATTTTAAACCGGTCTTACAATTTGATTTGCGTTTTCACTTCAACAGGTTAGGATAAATCCTAGGTGTCAAGAACTACAATTCCGATCTTTCCTCTTCCCGAAGTCATCTTATTTCCAGGCACATTTCTTCCTCTCCATATTTTCGAGCCTAGATATAGGATGATGTTGGATTATTGTTCCGAGTCCGGAGATGAAATGGCGATCGCACCTATCAAAATGGAGCCGGGCAATTTAAAAAGTCCTCAGCCTGAGATCGAAACTATTTTTGGTTGGGGTACAATCGTTCGGAAAGATCCACTTCCTGACGGACGATCCAATATTCTACTCGAAGGGAAAGGTATCGCAAAATTAGAATCTTACGATACTATGGAACCTTTCCGGATTGGAATTATAGAAAAAATAGAGCCTGA is a genomic window containing:
- the rfaE1 gene encoding D-glycero-beta-D-manno-heptose-7-phosphate kinase, translated to MYYLDKKRYLEAASKLKTTKIIVIGDLILDEYLIGEVNRISPEAPVPVVWVRNEKTTLGGAGNVVKNLSRLGVQSFVLGRAGNDPAAKTLDDLLSTENTSSSKNTIIRSEKVPTILKTRVIAGHQQVCRIDREETFPLTDSEEKQLLESFSKIIQEADAVVLSDYDKGTLTASLIRKSIDIAVQHKKIVTVDPQVSHFFQYEKATVMTPNHHEAGKALGKKLETNAEVEEAAKKIAENLNSPSMMITRGEKGMSLYISSESKTYHIPTVAKEVFDVTGAGDTVISVYTSFLAAGLGELEAAIVSNAAAGVVVGKLGAETVSLEELLEALEKRGSFQ
- a CDS encoding LON peptidase substrate-binding domain-containing protein — protein: MSRTTIPIFPLPEVILFPGTFLPLHIFEPRYRMMLDYCSESGDEMAIAPIKMEPGNLKSPQPEIETIFGWGTIVRKDPLPDGRSNILLEGKGIAKLESYDTMEPFRIGIIEKIEPDSKYIEDKIFVEIFDRILYLTKRILLSEGAKEELILRMNDLWSHPFPVDFISSILNFNFKKKQEILASTDQILKAQLLVGIVEEMNLGE